Proteins encoded together in one Desulfosporosinus meridiei DSM 13257 window:
- a CDS encoding DUF362 domain-containing protein: MAYVISSECISCGACEGECTVSAISEGDGQYVINAELCIDCGSCATVCPVEAPNPA, from the coding sequence ATGGCATACGTTATTAGCTCGGAATGCATAAGTTGCGGTGCTTGTGAAGGAGAATGTACAGTATCTGCTATCAGCGAAGGTGACGGTCAATACGTTATCAATGCAGAGCTTTGCATCGATTGCGGTTCTTGCGCCACTGTCTGTCCAGTTGAAGCACCAAATCCTGCTTAA
- a CDS encoding LysM peptidoglycan-binding domain-containing protein, which yields MELRSVAYNPTLTPGMQGMGEMQGMGEMQGMGGMQGMGGMQGMGGMQGMGGMQGMGGMQGMGGMQGMGGMQGMGGMQGMPGMVQGAPGMYPPGGFVNLDVDLDPGFVSIDIDGPRPCSPCGTPVMEHYQHQEEYHHHHPKRPCPPMPTPTPSNEIYVVKKGDSVWKIAQRYGTTMQAIILANNLRNPDLIFPGQILIIPVTSGEFFG from the coding sequence ATGGAATTACGTTCCGTTGCTTATAACCCAACTCTTACACCGGGAATGCAAGGTATGGGAGAGATGCAAGGCATGGGAGAGATGCAAGGTATGGGAGGAATGCAAGGTATGGGAGGAATGCAAGGTATGGGAGGAATGCAAGGTATGGGAGGAATGCAAGGTATGGGAGGAATGCAAGGTATGGGAGGAATGCAAGGCATGGGAGGAATGCAAGGCATGGGAGGAATGCAAGGCATGCCAGGTATGGTGCAGGGTGCTCCTGGCATGTATCCCCCAGGAGGCTTTGTAAATCTAGATGTTGATTTAGATCCGGGCTTTGTTTCCATTGATATTGACGGACCAAGACCATGCTCACCTTGTGGAACACCTGTGATGGAACATTATCAACACCAAGAAGAATATCATCATCATCATCCTAAGCGTCCTTGCCCACCAATGCCTACACCTACCCCTTCAAATGAAATATATGTAGTCAAAAAAGGTGATTCAGTCTGGAAGATCGCTCAACGCTATGGCACAACAATGCAGGCTATTATACTAGCTAATAATCTCCGTAATCCCGATCTTATCTTTCCTGGGCAAATTCTAATAATACCTGTTACTTCAGGAGAGTTTTTCGGTTAA
- a CDS encoding vWA domain-containing protein → MHMDINSDRKVSELDKHLVEFAQLLRTVGIKISPSEIFDAAEGLSLIGLVDRDRVESVLQATMVKDVKHISAFRETFRAYFATLEQKEAWNKAAAQKADQWNEQIESTYQDLRFQDNELDITEEQRAVYASMSEDDKQRLRDFLEKSSNGTRGGMPLDHSYQPMVERVLRGSLEYWRRKLNEDEPILSPGSTNGILSEVERALRDREVEVISRDLKKISPEEWPEVVRLIRRLSQRLADQVTRRYRAARRRGGLDMRLTLRKNLRYGGVLIDRSYRSRRKGRLKIVLLCDISGSMLKYSEFIWQFVYGLSTVVNGIKTFAFGEMLVPLNQKFKKGQTFETMVKEALSMSGKEWGGGTNLANALEALHRHNSDVFSKQTLLLIVSDAQTLEGEKAAQLLSRANRQVRKVLWLNTLPERRWSETPFVKAFLPFCQMYECYTLGHLTQILNKQF, encoded by the coding sequence ATGCACATGGACATCAACAGCGATAGAAAGGTCAGTGAACTAGATAAGCACCTAGTGGAGTTTGCACAGTTATTAAGAACGGTAGGGATTAAAATAAGCCCTTCTGAAATATTTGATGCGGCAGAAGGGTTATCCCTTATCGGTTTGGTAGACCGAGATAGAGTTGAGAGCGTTTTACAAGCGACTATGGTTAAGGATGTTAAGCATATCTCCGCGTTCAGAGAAACCTTTCGGGCTTATTTTGCTACTTTAGAACAAAAAGAGGCTTGGAATAAAGCGGCTGCTCAAAAGGCTGACCAATGGAACGAACAGATCGAAAGTACTTACCAAGATCTGCGTTTTCAAGACAATGAATTAGATATTACTGAAGAGCAGCGAGCAGTGTATGCAAGTATGTCTGAAGATGATAAACAACGCTTGAGAGATTTCTTGGAAAAATCCTCGAATGGAACTCGTGGTGGAATGCCTTTGGATCATTCTTATCAGCCTATGGTAGAACGGGTTCTCCGCGGATCTTTAGAATATTGGCGCAGGAAATTAAATGAAGATGAGCCAATACTTTCTCCGGGGTCCACTAATGGAATTCTCTCTGAGGTGGAAAGAGCACTACGTGATCGCGAGGTTGAGGTCATAAGTCGGGATTTAAAGAAGATCTCTCCTGAAGAATGGCCGGAGGTTGTTCGCTTAATTAGGCGTCTTAGCCAACGACTTGCCGATCAAGTGACTCGTCGCTATCGGGCCGCCCGTCGCCGGGGAGGCCTGGATATGCGCTTGACTCTGCGCAAGAATTTAAGGTATGGCGGGGTATTAATTGACCGTAGTTATCGGAGTCGCCGTAAGGGACGCCTGAAAATTGTGTTACTCTGTGACATTTCTGGGTCTATGTTGAAATATAGTGAGTTTATCTGGCAATTTGTTTATGGTCTTTCGACTGTTGTTAACGGAATTAAAACATTTGCCTTTGGGGAAATGTTAGTACCCTTAAACCAAAAGTTTAAAAAGGGCCAAACATTTGAAACAATGGTGAAAGAAGCTCTCTCCATGTCCGGGAAGGAATGGGGAGGAGGGACTAATTTGGCTAATGCTTTAGAAGCTCTGCACAGGCATAATTCGGATGTGTTTTCAAAACAAACCCTGCTTCTGATTGTGAGTGATGCTCAGACGCTTGAAGGGGAAAAGGCAGCACAGTTATTGAGTAGGGCTAATAGACAGGTTCGTAAAGTTCTATGGTTAAATACTCTTCCGGAGCGGCGTTGGTCAGAAACTCCTTTTGTAAAAGCATTTCTTCCTTTCTGCCAAATGTACGAGTGTTACACTCTGGGGCATCTGACTCAAATCTTAAACAAGCAATTCTAA
- a CDS encoding glycosyl hydrolase: MFNRRFIVFVILWVLTLGALWWNWQSSLGMTLYSSQSGISASRYTQNLNGSWNQFSSLRQAWTTESEPSEGKYSKFFLTKGRPLVLPSSARFSVVTKRLQIPGEWSSRTMVLTFNGVQGHANVYLNGISSSEKIGEFEGSGGSNELEILPKAFRYGEDNVLLVELTGSAGQRASLLGSSWPKSGYIKGDIRLDAVVETTIMSPQVRVGWLESTAQITVATDLLHRGFSQEGPWTVYGVISDGSAGLAEQTLVVESQESPDRQPVTLTFQLPDARRWTLEDPFLYQLHLKVTNSKGDVDDLSLFLGLNAVTFESGYWKLNGQELIISGEALTPQEESRLRNSGEIESWLISKRLEGKNLVYFIGQIPDELWLQTADKVGIGIWAELPVELVPSKRLPQADDFRSLISEKRLHPSLWAWTVGKGLDSSDSAKMYLQQAEQEVQPSLAFAFTLLPNLPPGLSAEQMISIQGASIQGMWGSVDIETPLTAGVQWEKEQIFAGCWALLMVFLGWMNIRSVTWRYKEIGNSKPKRRLRNAWFWNGLFVFARLSMVAGLFTSGLFRIPLNLNPWFSHLWPSIQLLQAQSPWLIWAVLVGLLILIRLLQIGVVVPHLPEKPNEAGLIFWLERRYRWAVFIAIAWALIPWGVPFYVPIVGYILLGFLFFPIRAHDIHRIGGRYLPFLWVPGIIVGAVFVWGSFYISDWVFIWNMFQPLTHTIVQQLHELIK; encoded by the coding sequence ATGTTTAATCGTCGCTTCATAGTTTTTGTGATTTTATGGGTATTAACCTTAGGAGCTCTATGGTGGAATTGGCAGAGCTCACTTGGGATGACTCTTTATTCTAGCCAGAGTGGGATTAGTGCTTCACGTTATACTCAGAATTTAAATGGGAGTTGGAATCAGTTTTCCTCTTTACGTCAGGCTTGGACTACAGAATCAGAGCCTTCTGAGGGTAAATACAGTAAATTCTTTCTAACGAAAGGGCGTCCCTTAGTTCTTCCGTCGAGTGCGAGATTTTCCGTTGTAACTAAACGACTGCAAATCCCAGGAGAGTGGAGTTCGCGGACAATGGTGCTTACCTTTAATGGAGTACAGGGGCATGCCAATGTTTACTTAAATGGAATTTCTAGTAGTGAAAAAATTGGTGAATTTGAAGGCAGTGGAGGTAGTAATGAGTTAGAGATTTTACCTAAAGCCTTTCGTTATGGGGAAGACAATGTTCTCCTAGTTGAGCTAACAGGAAGTGCCGGGCAGCGTGCCAGTTTATTAGGTTCCTCTTGGCCGAAATCAGGGTATATCAAAGGCGATATTCGTTTGGATGCCGTTGTGGAAACCACCATAATGTCGCCGCAAGTAAGGGTCGGATGGCTAGAGTCTACTGCTCAAATAACAGTGGCAACAGATTTATTGCACCGAGGTTTTTCTCAAGAAGGACCATGGACAGTCTATGGGGTTATTTCTGATGGATCAGCCGGGTTAGCAGAGCAAACACTTGTTGTGGAATCTCAAGAAAGTCCGGATCGTCAACCGGTGACCTTAACATTTCAGCTGCCTGATGCCCGACGCTGGACGCTGGAAGACCCTTTTCTCTACCAACTTCATCTAAAGGTTACGAACAGTAAAGGTGACGTTGACGATTTGTCCTTATTCTTAGGTCTGAACGCGGTTACCTTTGAATCTGGGTATTGGAAGTTAAATGGTCAAGAACTCATAATTTCGGGAGAAGCATTAACTCCTCAGGAGGAAAGCCGTCTTCGGAATTCTGGAGAGATAGAGTCATGGTTAATTTCTAAACGTCTAGAAGGAAAAAACCTTGTTTACTTTATTGGACAAATTCCAGATGAACTTTGGCTGCAAACTGCAGACAAAGTAGGTATCGGGATATGGGCTGAATTACCCGTTGAATTGGTTCCCTCTAAGAGACTTCCTCAAGCAGATGATTTCCGAAGTCTAATCTCAGAGAAGAGGCTTCATCCTTCACTTTGGGCATGGACAGTAGGGAAGGGTTTAGACTCTAGTGACTCGGCTAAAATGTACTTGCAGCAAGCTGAGCAAGAAGTACAGCCTAGTTTGGCATTTGCGTTTACATTATTACCCAACCTTCCTCCAGGACTGTCAGCGGAGCAAATGATTTCTATCCAAGGTGCTTCCATTCAAGGAATGTGGGGATCTGTAGATATTGAAACTCCTTTGACTGCAGGTGTGCAATGGGAAAAGGAACAAATCTTTGCCGGATGCTGGGCCTTGCTGATGGTTTTTTTGGGGTGGATGAATATTCGATCTGTAACCTGGCGCTATAAAGAGATAGGAAATAGTAAGCCCAAGCGTCGTTTACGCAATGCTTGGTTCTGGAATGGGCTCTTCGTTTTCGCTCGTCTTTCTATGGTCGCAGGGTTGTTTACTTCTGGATTATTTCGGATTCCTCTTAATTTAAACCCCTGGTTTTCTCACTTATGGCCTAGTATTCAGTTGTTGCAGGCTCAATCCCCTTGGTTAATATGGGCAGTACTTGTAGGGCTGTTAATCCTCATTCGACTGCTCCAAATTGGAGTTGTTGTTCCTCATTTACCGGAGAAACCCAATGAAGCGGGCCTTATTTTTTGGTTAGAAAGGCGTTATCGCTGGGCAGTATTTATTGCCATTGCTTGGGCTTTGATCCCTTGGGGAGTTCCATTTTATGTACCTATAGTTGGTTATATTCTGTTGGGATTTCTGTTTTTTCCTATTCGGGCACATGATATTCACCGGATTGGGGGGAGGTATTTACCCTTTTTATGGGTTCCCGGAATTATTGTTGGAGCAGTTTTCGTGTGGGGATCGTTTTACATATCAGATTGGGTTTTTATTTGGAACATGTTCCAACCGCTTACTCATACTATAGTTCAACAATTACATGAGCTGATAAAATGA
- the lpdA gene encoding dihydrolipoyl dehydrogenase, whose product MNYKVGILGGGPGGYVCALRAAQLGLSVVLIEGEQLGGTCLNRGCIPTKALVKSADLWREIGHAQEFGLHVGDKRVDYPAVVARKGQVVNSLVGGVEKLMKAANIRVIKGWGEFKQLGHISVKTENGVEDLEVENVVLATGSIPVRVPIPGADLPGVVTSDEILDLTDLPKSLVIIGGGVIGLEFASIYQAFGVKVSVVEMLPSLLPTIDEEIPKRLTPLLKRNGIDIFTKTAVKQISQQGETLLVQIEDAKGVKEIATECVLLSTGRRPNLRGIDLQNLGLEIEKGAIKVNSKMQTNLPNVYGIGDVVGGIMLAHVASAEGIIAVEQIAGRSGEMSYRAIPSVIFTHPEIATVGFTEQELKALGTEYRVSKFPFSANGKALALGESIGLVKILANHEGVVIGASIMGPQASTLISELVIAVEKGLLAEDIARTVHAHPTLPEAVMEAAHGILGKPLHLA is encoded by the coding sequence GTGAATTATAAAGTTGGTATCCTTGGAGGAGGCCCTGGAGGATATGTATGTGCGCTAAGAGCTGCTCAATTAGGTTTATCAGTAGTGCTTATTGAGGGTGAACAATTAGGTGGTACATGTTTGAACCGTGGATGTATTCCCACAAAGGCTTTAGTTAAGAGTGCCGATTTGTGGCGTGAAATTGGACATGCCCAAGAATTTGGTTTGCATGTTGGTGACAAAAGAGTCGATTATCCGGCTGTAGTTGCTCGGAAGGGACAAGTAGTCAACTCTCTTGTTGGTGGTGTAGAGAAATTGATGAAAGCCGCGAATATCCGTGTTATAAAAGGATGGGGCGAATTTAAACAATTAGGACATATTTCTGTGAAGACAGAGAATGGTGTAGAGGATTTAGAGGTAGAGAATGTCGTGCTGGCAACGGGATCTATACCCGTACGAGTCCCAATTCCAGGGGCTGACCTCCCAGGTGTTGTGACCAGTGATGAGATTCTCGACCTTACTGACTTGCCTAAGAGCCTTGTTATTATCGGAGGAGGGGTCATTGGCTTAGAATTTGCTTCAATCTATCAGGCATTTGGGGTGAAAGTAAGTGTTGTGGAAATGCTTCCGAGTCTCTTGCCAACAATTGATGAGGAGATTCCAAAGCGATTAACTCCACTACTAAAGCGTAATGGGATTGATATTTTTACGAAGACAGCAGTCAAGCAGATTAGCCAACAAGGTGAAACTCTCCTGGTTCAGATTGAAGATGCTAAAGGAGTCAAAGAAATTGCTACTGAATGTGTCCTATTATCAACTGGTCGCAGGCCAAATTTGAGAGGAATAGATTTACAAAATTTAGGCTTAGAGATTGAAAAGGGAGCCATTAAGGTGAACTCTAAAATGCAAACCAATCTTCCCAATGTTTATGGAATCGGAGATGTGGTAGGTGGAATAATGTTAGCCCATGTTGCCTCTGCAGAAGGAATAATTGCAGTGGAACAGATTGCAGGACGTTCAGGGGAAATGAGTTATCGAGCAATACCGAGTGTAATCTTTACACATCCTGAAATTGCGACAGTTGGATTTACTGAGCAGGAGCTTAAAGCATTGGGAACTGAGTATCGAGTAAGTAAATTTCCTTTTTCGGCAAATGGTAAGGCCTTAGCCTTAGGGGAAAGTATTGGGCTCGTTAAAATCTTGGCAAATCATGAGGGAGTTGTTATTGGGGCCAGTATCATGGGGCCGCAGGCGAGCACGTTGATCTCTGAATTAGTAATAGCTGTTGAAAAAGGGCTTCTGGCAGAGGATATAGCACGAACAGTCCATGCCCACCCTACATTGCCTGAAGCAGTAATGGAAGCAGCCCACGGAATACTCGGAAAACCACTGCATCTTGCTTAA
- the bshA gene encoding N-acetyl-alpha-D-glucosaminyl L-malate synthase BshA, producing MKIGMVCYPSYGGSGVVATELGYALGERGHEVHFISSARPFRLRRFHEKLFYHEVTDVSYPVFKYPPYTLLLANKIVEVANYVGLDLIHAHYAIPHSISAYLAKQMMTKPIPLVTTLHGTDVTLVGAYEEFKLLTCLALKVSDRITAVSNSLARETAAAFESLDQEIEFIPNFIDPSMYLPKGGLMSKCKEHFAPFGEKILTHISNFREVKRVVDVVKIFDLVEKAVPCRLLLVGDGPEMVKVEREVTKRGLEKKVQFLGKQETVQDILQMTDVFILPSEQESFGLVALEAMACGVPVVASRVGGLPEVIKDGETGYLADVGDIYGMSEAVLKLLTDCSRYKIFSEQAANWAREAFPIDRAVRRYESVYESVVQGYY from the coding sequence GTGAAAATCGGAATGGTATGTTACCCAAGCTATGGGGGAAGCGGTGTTGTTGCAACTGAACTCGGGTATGCACTGGGCGAACGAGGGCATGAAGTTCATTTTATTTCTTCAGCTCGCCCCTTTCGTTTGCGTCGTTTTCATGAGAAGCTCTTTTATCATGAGGTGACAGATGTAAGCTACCCTGTGTTCAAATATCCGCCCTATACTTTGTTACTTGCTAATAAAATCGTAGAAGTAGCTAATTATGTCGGGTTGGATTTAATCCATGCTCATTATGCTATTCCTCATAGTATTAGCGCATATTTGGCTAAACAAATGATGACTAAGCCTATTCCGTTAGTTACAACACTACATGGAACAGATGTTACCTTAGTAGGTGCCTATGAAGAGTTTAAGCTGTTAACCTGCTTAGCGCTTAAGGTTAGTGACCGTATTACAGCAGTATCAAATTCGTTGGCAAGAGAAACCGCAGCTGCCTTTGAGTCGCTGGATCAGGAAATAGAGTTTATTCCAAATTTTATCGATCCATCGATGTACCTACCCAAAGGGGGATTAATGTCAAAATGCAAAGAGCACTTTGCTCCCTTTGGAGAAAAGATTTTAACCCATATCTCAAATTTTAGAGAAGTTAAAAGGGTTGTAGATGTGGTTAAAATATTTGATCTGGTTGAAAAGGCTGTTCCTTGTCGGCTCTTACTTGTTGGAGATGGGCCTGAAATGGTTAAGGTAGAACGGGAAGTCACTAAACGGGGACTTGAGAAAAAAGTACAGTTCCTCGGCAAACAAGAAACTGTTCAGGATATTTTGCAGATGACCGATGTATTCATTCTCCCCTCAGAACAGGAGAGTTTTGGACTGGTAGCCTTAGAGGCGATGGCCTGTGGTGTTCCGGTGGTTGCTAGCAGGGTAGGAGGCTTACCTGAAGTCATAAAAGATGGTGAAACCGGTTATCTCGCTGATGTAGGAGATATTTATGGAATGAGTGAGGCCGTTCTTAAACTATTAACTGATTGCTCAAGATATAAGATTTTTTCTGAGCAAGCAGCAAATTGGGCAAGAGAAGCCTTTCCCATTGACCGAGCAGTGAGAAGGTATGAGTCAGTTTATGAAAGTGTTGTTCAAGGTTATTACTAA
- the mraZ gene encoding division/cell wall cluster transcriptional repressor MraZ, with protein sequence MFMGEYIHTIDGKGRLIIPVKFREALGEQFIVTKGLDHCLFVYPRSEWETLEKKLRELPFTQPDVRAFVRFFFSGATECELDKQGRILLPANLRDYAQLEKDLVLVGVSSRVEIWSQKLWTEYSQQAESAYASAAESLVQLGI encoded by the coding sequence ATGTTTATGGGGGAATACATTCATACGATTGACGGAAAAGGACGGTTGATTATACCTGTCAAGTTTCGTGAAGCCTTAGGTGAACAATTTATTGTGACCAAAGGTTTAGATCACTGTTTGTTTGTTTACCCTCGTTCAGAGTGGGAAACCCTGGAGAAAAAGCTGCGTGAGTTGCCATTTACTCAACCTGATGTACGAGCTTTCGTCCGTTTCTTTTTTTCTGGGGCAACAGAATGTGAACTTGATAAGCAAGGAAGAATTCTATTACCAGCTAATCTGCGTGATTATGCGCAATTAGAGAAAGATCTGGTTCTGGTGGGAGTGTCAAGTCGAGTCGAGATTTGGAGCCAGAAACTTTGGACAGAATACAGTCAGCAAGCAGAAAGTGCCTATGCCAGCGCTGCTGAATCTCTAGTCCAGCTCGGAATATAG
- a CDS encoding YlbF family regulator — protein sequence MATTDLAHELARTLKESDQFKHFLKSKEKVMSDANNHKMVREFQLKQWEIREAQMLEQEISEEKQQELERLYSLVSISPTAREYLEAEFEVSCMVNDIQKIIGEAIQDALPIGFEEMNS from the coding sequence ATGGCTACTACTGATTTGGCACACGAATTAGCTCGTACTCTAAAAGAGTCGGATCAATTCAAGCACTTTCTTAAATCAAAGGAAAAGGTTATGAGTGATGCAAATAACCATAAGATGGTTCGAGAATTTCAATTGAAACAATGGGAGATCCGTGAAGCCCAAATGTTAGAGCAAGAAATCAGCGAGGAAAAACAGCAAGAACTAGAGCGCTTATACAGTTTGGTAAGCATAAGCCCAACCGCAAGAGAGTATTTAGAAGCTGAGTTTGAAGTGTCTTGTATGGTGAATGATATTCAGAAAATTATAGGGGAGGCCATTCAAGATGCACTGCCGATAGGTTTTGAGGAAATGAATTCCTGA
- a CDS encoding AAA family ATPase — MTERRTLDLFEKELDAIGYITERDDRIALTAFLATELGKPLLISGPAGVGKTEIAKVLSQVLEAPLIRLQCYEGLDETKALYEWNYQRQLLKIQLGREHLQEADLFSADYLLPRPLLQALLSEKRCVLLIDEIDKTDSEFEAFLFELLGEFQVTIPEMGTIKAKERPMVVLTSNGERELSDGLKRRCIFLHIEPPSVNKEVRILRAKVPDLPERLALEVARAVNVLRERLSFNKTPSVSETMDWAKALLVMGKTGLDPAWVEATLTLLLKSQDDVELFYREMGAEGLLFESGKMAQGERNAHGHQQR, encoded by the coding sequence ATGACGGAGCGAAGGACTTTAGATCTATTTGAGAAAGAGTTAGATGCTATCGGCTATATTACCGAACGGGATGATAGAATCGCGCTTACTGCCTTTTTAGCGACTGAGCTTGGAAAACCACTTTTAATTTCCGGACCTGCTGGAGTAGGAAAAACGGAAATTGCTAAAGTGTTAAGCCAAGTATTAGAAGCTCCTTTGATTCGACTTCAATGTTATGAAGGTCTAGATGAGACAAAAGCACTTTACGAATGGAATTATCAGCGACAGCTTTTAAAGATACAGCTGGGTCGGGAACATCTTCAAGAAGCCGACCTCTTCTCTGCAGATTATCTGCTTCCTCGCCCGTTACTGCAGGCACTTTTAAGTGAAAAACGATGTGTACTCCTTATTGATGAAATTGATAAGACCGATTCTGAATTTGAGGCCTTTCTCTTCGAGCTCCTAGGAGAGTTCCAAGTGACAATACCTGAAATGGGAACTATTAAAGCCAAGGAACGTCCTATGGTGGTATTAACTTCAAATGGAGAAAGAGAGCTTTCTGATGGCTTGAAGCGACGATGCATTTTCCTTCATATAGAGCCGCCTTCAGTTAACAAAGAGGTTCGAATTCTTAGGGCAAAAGTCCCGGATTTGCCGGAACGATTAGCACTAGAAGTAGCACGAGCTGTTAATGTGCTGCGGGAACGACTTTCTTTCAATAAGACCCCTTCGGTATCAGAAACAATGGACTGGGCAAAAGCTTTGCTCGTAATGGGTAAGACGGGACTGGATCCGGCCTGGGTTGAAGCTACATTAACCTTGCTGCTTAAGAGTCAGGATGATGTAGAGCTATTCTATCGAGAGATGGGAGCGGAAGGCCTCCTTTTTGAGTCAGGTAAAATGGCACAAGGAGAACGGAATGCACATGGACATCAACAGCGATAG
- a CDS encoding DUF1858 domain-containing protein: MLTKEMTVGQVLRQYPQTVQVFLELGMHCLGCPSSTMESIEGAALTHGKNPDDLIDKLNKAITEV; this comes from the coding sequence TTGTTAACTAAAGAGATGACAGTAGGCCAAGTTCTTCGCCAATATCCTCAAACCGTTCAAGTATTTTTAGAACTTGGGATGCACTGTTTAGGATGTCCTTCTTCAACAATGGAGAGCATCGAAGGTGCGGCATTAACTCATGGGAAAAATCCAGATGATTTAATTGATAAGCTTAATAAGGCGATTACTGAGGTATAG
- a CDS encoding methionine synthase, translated as MNRNNFKPHFLTTGVGSVPQTNSEEALDLIWRKVPLAPHWPQLPNSGAESSFIGQYLNVLIESGIIGDIKNPKFLVEETDWVERMTEFYSLYLEGIEGSDKALSRFGFSLQGGEGFEAFCLNLKNHGTREAIFLKGQLSGPLTLGMQITDRNRRSSYYDETLRDILVKTLTLHAEWQTKRLSKFELPVIMMVDDPGLYGVGASSYITLNREELITELNSIFEGIIRQKGIPGVHVCAGMDWTLLFDSKAQIVNFDAYAYLQSMMVLAEHLNQFLLRGGILSWGIVPTNQEAWEETAHSLIHRLENNIAALVERGVDENLLRQQSMLTPSCGTGTLEKDLSEHIYQLLSEVGSAMRGTV; from the coding sequence ATGAACAGAAATAATTTCAAACCTCATTTTTTAACCACAGGAGTTGGAAGTGTTCCTCAAACAAATAGTGAAGAAGCCTTAGATTTGATATGGAGAAAAGTCCCTCTGGCTCCTCATTGGCCTCAACTTCCTAATTCCGGAGCAGAAAGCTCATTTATTGGGCAATACCTCAATGTTTTAATTGAATCAGGAATTATTGGTGATATTAAAAATCCAAAGTTTTTAGTTGAAGAAACGGACTGGGTAGAGCGAATGACCGAGTTTTACTCGCTGTATTTAGAGGGAATTGAGGGATCCGATAAGGCTTTAAGTCGCTTTGGCTTTAGTCTCCAAGGAGGAGAAGGGTTTGAAGCTTTCTGCCTTAATCTCAAAAATCATGGAACAAGGGAAGCTATATTTTTAAAAGGACAACTAAGTGGGCCGCTTACGTTAGGTATGCAAATTACGGATAGAAATAGAAGATCCAGCTATTATGATGAAACTCTTCGAGATATATTGGTTAAGACTCTTACTTTACATGCCGAGTGGCAGACAAAGCGACTGAGCAAGTTCGAATTACCAGTAATTATGATGGTCGATGATCCCGGGCTCTATGGTGTTGGTGCCTCCTCCTATATAACCCTAAACAGAGAGGAATTGATAACAGAGTTAAACTCAATTTTTGAGGGAATTATACGGCAAAAAGGGATCCCCGGCGTACATGTTTGTGCAGGTATGGATTGGACACTTCTTTTTGACTCTAAGGCCCAAATTGTGAATTTTGATGCCTATGCATATTTACAGAGTATGATGGTTTTAGCTGAGCATCTTAACCAATTTTTATTACGTGGCGGCATCCTTTCTTGGGGAATTGTCCCTACAAATCAAGAGGCGTGGGAAGAAACTGCTCATAGCCTAATACATCGTTTGGAAAATAATATTGCAGCACTTGTAGAACGTGGCGTTGATGAAAACCTCTTGCGCCAGCAAAGTATGCTAACGCCAAGTTGTGGGACTGGTACTCTTGAGAAAGATCTTTCGGAACACATTTATCAGCTTTTGTCGGAAGTTGGAAGTGCTATGAGGGGGACGGTGTAA
- a CDS encoding Fur family transcriptional regulator: MNAIGILKQLKDKGVRFTPQRQAILEFLLETRSHPTADEIYHHVKAKFPGVSLGTIYNTLNMLKEHGHLLELSYGDMASRFDGNPNNHYHIVCSKCGKVADFHGPLINMEQEVMEKSGFLILGHRMEFYGVCPECRNNEQMN; this comes from the coding sequence ATGAATGCAATCGGAATTCTTAAACAATTAAAAGATAAAGGTGTCCGTTTTACACCGCAGAGACAGGCAATTTTGGAGTTCTTGCTTGAAACTCGGTCCCATCCCACGGCCGATGAAATTTACCATCATGTCAAGGCTAAATTTCCTGGAGTAAGCTTAGGCACAATTTATAATACTTTAAACATGTTAAAAGAGCATGGACACCTACTGGAGTTATCTTATGGGGATATGGCCAGTCGTTTCGATGGCAACCCCAATAATCATTATCACATTGTGTGTTCAAAATGTGGTAAGGTAGCTGATTTTCATGGGCCACTCATTAATATGGAACAAGAAGTAATGGAAAAATCCGGATTTTTAATATTAGGACACCGCATGGAGTTTTATGGTGTCTGCCCGGAATGCCGGAATAATGAGCAGATGAATTAA